The stretch of DNA TGGGCTGAATTATGATTCGGGGCAAATTCGATCAATTTCGCCGGAGGGGGTGGTTCGCCGGAAGGGGGACCCCCACCGGACCGCACCCCTGCCTATGGCGGGGGGAGAACCGCTGGGGGATGACGGCGAGATAGGACCCGCTCCGGCGACAGGAGATTCAATGGCCTGGATCTCCTCCTACGCCTGGGGAGAGGATTACCATGAAGTGATCGGAGAAAAACTTGAGCAGTTGGAGATCTTCATCCAGCAAGAGATTGATTCGTCGGCAAAAACAAAATCGTATGTTGATACGGGACCGATTCTGGAGCGGAGTTATGCCGCTCGCGCCGGGCTTGGATGGATCGGCAAGAATACCTGCCTCATCAATAACGGTGTCGGCTCTTTTCTCTTTCTTGGAGAGGTCCTCACGACCATTCCTCTCCGCTATGATCAGCCGGCCTTGGATCAATGTGGGAGTTGCACCAAGTGTCTCGAGGTCTGCCCTACCAAGGCGCTTACGGAGCCTTATGTGATGGATGCCACAAAATGTATCTCATACCTTACGATCGAACACAAAGGGGAGTTCTCAGAAGAGCAGGGGCAGAGGGTTGGCAATCATCTCTATGGCTGCGATATCTGTCAGGAAGTCTGTCCCTATAATGAGAGAAATTCGAAGAGCTCCGTCCCCGAGTTTTACCCTAGAAAAGAGTTTGTTGCCCCTCACTTAAAAGAGATAGAGTCGATCCGGGAAGAAGAATTTCAAAAAATACGCCATGGGAGCGCCATGAAAAGAATCAAATGGAAACAATGGGTTAGAAACTTGAGAGCAATCCTAAAGAATCAGAGTTCAACGGATCGGAAATAAGGTCGAAACTTAGAGGGGCTGGTGATCGATAATTGTTCTGTCGTTTTTATTTGCAAAATTCTAAGGAGGTCTAAATCCTATGGGGAATCTAATTAAAGGTGAGTGCCCGCCGACGGTGGGTGATTTTAACGAGAAGTGTTATTACTGGCCCGAGGATCACGATAATTTCTTCAACGGCCCAAGAATGGGGGCCGATGTTTGTCCTGAGAGTAATGGAGAAGAAACTTGCACCAAGATTTTGAACGCCAAAGCACAAGGTGGGGGAAGTG from Deltaproteobacteria bacterium encodes:
- the queG gene encoding tRNA epoxyqueuosine(34) reductase QueG, with product MNLSEKIKQKAHELGFDLVGITPVKPVPDFDFFRWWLGQGFAGMMNYLHRGLEKRGDPEKILPGARSIICCGLNYDSGQIRSISPEGVVRRKGDPHRTAPLPMAGGEPLGDDGEIGPAPATGDSMAWISSYAWGEDYHEVIGEKLEQLEIFIQQEIDSSAKTKSYVDTGPILERSYAARAGLGWIGKNTCLINNGVGSFLFLGEVLTTIPLRYDQPALDQCGSCTKCLEVCPTKALTEPYVMDATKCISYLTIEHKGEFSEEQGQRVGNHLYGCDICQEVCPYNERNSKSSVPEFYPRKEFVAPHLKEIESIREEEFQKIRHGSAMKRIKWKQWVRNLRAILKNQSSTDRK